The nucleotide window gggttcccttttctccactacctctccaacacttgtttgctgtaacctttaatttttcaaggaTAGGTTTACATACAGAATTTTTGataatgttcttttcctttcagcTCTTTAATTACATCATCCTACTGTCTTTTGGCCTCCATTGTTTCTGATGAAAAGTTAACTTAGTTTTACTGTGGTTCCCTCTGCATGGGCTTATTGCTTTCAAAATTATCTATCTTTGGCTTTCAACAGTATCACTATGAAGCATCTACAGCTAGCTCTTTTGTGTTTATCTCGCTTGGGGTTCATTGAACTTCTTGGATCTCATTAATGTTTCTCATAAAAGTTTGGacatttccatcattatttcttgaaatatttattctatcccctcctctctcttctcttcttcaaAGCCTCCCATTACACATGTTTTAGTATGCATGTTGCTATACCACAGGTCTCTGAAGCtcaatcatttttctctctgttcttcagattGGATGATCTGTTTTCaagtttcctaatttttttaaacatcttgaACCTCCTCTTAAATACGTCTAGAGAAGTTTTCATGTCAGTTATCATATTCTTCAACTCCATGATTTGCATTTAGTTACTTTTTTGTAATTTCTAGATTCTTATTGAAAATCTGTACTTGTTAGCTCATAGTTTTCATACCTTCCTTTAActctttaaatgtgtttttctttagtACACTGGACATACTTATAATAACTACTTTGAAGTCTTCACCTGCTAGTTCAACATCTGGGAACACGTAGACATAGTTTCTATTGACTGGTTGTTTCCCTGAATATGGGTCACACTTTGCTGTTTCTTTGCATGTTatgtaattttttgttaaaattgaaCATTTTAGATAATGTTTTCTAGTGACTCTGGATTCTGATATTCCTCTTCCCCCTAGGAGTTATTATTTTTGCTGTGCATGTGTTTTGtaacttgtttgtttctttgttgtgtaatTTTTCTGGATGGAATCTCTGAAATCCATCCTCCTGCAGTATGCAGTTACTAGTGTCTatgcttagttttaaaaaattataatttgaacTGTTAAGCCTGGTGTCCTAGGGGCTGCCCCTGTATCTGCCTAACTCAGTGGCCAGCCAGTTACTGGACAGAAACTGTGCTCAAACATAGTAGTGCTCTGCTGGTGGATCTGTGTGTGGGCAGGGGAGTTCTTTCAATGGTTAAGCTATTTTAAGGtcttctgtgggttttctttttgctggGCCCTTTTGAATCTCCTATATACATGTGCGCAGCCCCGAGGTAGTCCAGGAGAGTGTGAATAGCCTGGGACCTCTCCATTTTCTGGTTAGCCAGGAATATGCTGCCCCAACCACACTCACCACCTCAATCCAGTAGAGCTAAACTGTTGGTCCTTCCCTGCTGATCAGCCTCTGAGAAGTCACTCCTACTGATGATGCCCCTGGGTGTGGGTATTGCCCAACACTTCAAATTGAGTTAAGTCCTGTTCAAACCTAGGCAGGAAAACTGCTGGTCTTCACGGGCTGCCTTGCCTGGGCAGAACCTCCATGCCAATCGGGCTGGgaggcatgggccctggctggtgtagctcagtggactgagcatgcacctgcaaaccaagggattgctggtttgattctcagtcaaggcacatgcctgggttgcagcccaggtccccagtagggggtgcacaagagacaactgcacattgatgtttgtctccctctctttctccctcccttcccctctttctaaaaataaataaataaataaataaaatctttaaaaaaaaaaaaaagaaagctgggagGAATGGGAGTTGCCTAGGCCAGAATGACTCAAATTCCCAAAGTTCAGTTTCTCAGTTTATTATATACCTTTGGTTGATTTGCAGGTCATAAAGGTTGTTTTTGTCAATACTTACTTGACCATAGCTGGAAGTCCTGCCTtttcaatctgtttttttttttttttttgtcctatcatTTAGACGTATCTCTTATAAATAGATTAtaggtagatttaaaaaaaatcctgtctttttaaaataaatatatgcttatGAGGTTATTGAacgttttatttattgattttagagagagaggaaaggaaagagagcaagagagagtgagagagagaaaaaaatgttggtttttttgtttcacctattCACCAGTTGAttcttgcatgtaccctgactggggatcaaacccacaaccttggcatatctagatgatcctctaaccaactgagctagttGGCCAGAGCTAAAAAATCCtgtttttaacttgaaaattcaatttatttattttgcttagtgatATTTGGATTAATTTCTATAatcttattttatactttctacTTATTCcagtgtttctgtttcttcatttttctcttttgacttcttttggattgagattttttttctcattatttgctATTTTTCCTCTACTAATTTAGAAGTAGTACACTCTGTGTTCTTTCAGGAGTTACTCTGGAAGGTTTAGCATGCATATTTATCTTAACAAAGTTTAAAGTTATTTAATACTGATATGGACATGAGGGAGTAACAAGATCCAGAATTATCTTGCCATCATACACAACTGGAATACTTGGCAAAAAATATGAATCAACTGTTTTTAGATGGTGGACAACCGTCAGTGAGGACCCCGTGCTGCCTGAAAGAGAGGAAACAAGTAGGCAAACTCCACCACCCAGACTTTCTTACCTATGTTGAAGAAATGTAAGAATGTAACCCGTAATGATAAAAATCAGTCGATCACAACGGACTCAGGGCAGTTCCCGTTTATGGCCTGGCATGCAAAGAGCTTAGAGGTCATTACTCCATGCTAATAATGAGTAAAAATGGAGCAACCTGAAAAATCAACAGCTCTTCTTAGATCCATCAGAGAATTGAGGTCGTGGGGCAAACTGCTGCCCTCAAAACTGGAGTGACAGGCGAATACAGAGAATTACAATTTACCAGAGTGAAACCCACAGCTGGGAACAGTGCTGGGGCAGGAAGACCTGAACTGTAATGGATGAATTTCTGGAGGCTCCTTGCAGACAAGTCTGAGAGTTAAACACtccaggtggggggagggggacagtctTAGGGAAGCTTTTGCACTTTTGTGGGTTTTACCTCCAGGAACCTCACCATGTTCTCGCAGTGAAGATTGGAGAAGAATCTCATGGTtctggcaggggcagaggggaaagtagatattttgaaatataccaGAGTACTCTGTTCTTCTTAACAAGGCCCACCCTCAAGATAAATTATTATATCAAAGCCTGACCTATGGAGGTTTTATCAGAATCTCACAGACCTGGGAGAAGGGAAATAAATCCCCTACACCCATCCCCTCTGCCCATCCTATCTCACCTTAGGAGGGGAAAGCTGAGAAGCACTGTGATGCTCACAGTGTAGAGGCACAGGCTCACATAAAGACAGACCTGACACAGGTCTACAGAATGCTTCATCTGCCCTCACACTGCATCACCACATTACTAAAGGCCTATTTCCTGCAGGTCCTTTTACCTAGTTCATCATGTCTGGCTttcaacaaaaaagcaaaagcatactgaaggcaaaaaacaaaaacaaaaacaaaaaaaacaaaaacccagaaaacaaaactcactctgaagagaaagagcaagcatcagaaccagatTCAGATATGGTGGAGATACTGGAATTATCAGACCAGCAATTTGAAATACTACCATTAATATGCTAATGGCTCTAATGGAGAAAGTAGACAACATGTAAGAACATGGCCACAGTTAGCCATcagggagaaagtgaaataaGGTTTCTAGCTGGGAAGCCAGATGTGCTGTTAGCCTTTGGggattttatttgtaaaagcaaGAAGGGGAGGATGCATACTGGGGGATACTTAACATTCTTTTCCACAGTGTCTTTTCATCAGTTTTGGAAAAAGTCATTGTCTTTTTTACTATTGCATAGTCcctattcttgtttttcttcttctacaaGTTCAAGTAAGTATTTGTGCGACTTCAGTGTCTCTGTTGTGCATTctggataatttatttaaatccATCTTCCATTTTGCCAGTTTCAGCTGTATTTAATATGCTATTTAACCCATATCTTGAATTTctaatgttaattattatatttttaatttctagaagttttatttgcTCATCTTTCAATAGTACTTGGTCATTTTGTAGTCTCTTGTTCTTTTGTTATACTTTTGATACttcattaaaaaagattttatttgtttatttttagagagaggaagggagggagaaagagaaggagggaaacatcaatgtgtggttgcctctcatgcaccccctactggggacctggcctacaacccaggcatgtgccctgactgggaatcaaacctgtgagcctttggtttgcaggctacctctcaatccactgagccacaccagccagggcgatacttcattttttaaaactatattggtcatgtgtatttttcatttgtgtcatataatttaaaaatctatttttgcaGGATTGATACTTAAATGTATATGTTTTTGTAATGCATGGTGGATTATTTCCTTgtacattttgtgtttttttattatatatttttagaattttctatagGAATCCCTTGAGGCCTGTATTTGAAGAACACCCCTGCATAGAGGACCTACACTTGCCTCTGCCACATACTGCTGGGCAATACTCCCTTTGGACCAACCcatttagaacttttaaaaaatgttttaaacttttctatttttattgggCTGTCACAGTCTAAGTAAAATCTGTGTGCAAGCTAATCAGATCAGCTTCAAGACAAATTTAGGAGCTATCCCCCCAACTAGATTACTCTCCCTAAGTCCCTGAAAGAGAAATTCTGGGGAATCCACTCCTCTATGCCGAGACCACTCTAAGCTAAAATTTCAGCTTGTGACTATCAATTCTCAGGTCaacattttccttttgttccacttCTACTTAGATCCAAGGTCCAGATAGGCAGACATCTTCACCTCTTTTGGTGGGCTATTTTTTCCTAGGTCACcagttgtattagttttctgttgctgctatatcaaattatcacaaacttagtagcttaagACAGCACAAATTTATCATGTGACAGTTATGGCAATCTAAAATAGATTTCACTGAGTTGAATTCGAGGTGTCAGTagggctgcatttttttttttttttgaggaggcTCAAGggaagaaagcatttttttttctttttcagcttctagaggctaCCCACATTCCTTGGTTTGTGGCACCTTcatccatcttcaaagccaacagTGTAGCATCGTCTAATCTCTCTCTGGCTCTGACCCATGTTTCTATCCTCACgtctctttctctcaccttcatgcctcctccttccttcacAAAGATGCACGCGATGGCATTCAGGGCCCACTCGGACAATCCAGGATagtctccccatctcaagatccttgaCTTAATCACACTGGCAAAGTCCCTTCTGCCATGTAATGTACCATATTCACAGGGTCCCAGAATCAGGATGTGGCCATCTTTAGGGGGCCAGTTTTCTGCCATCCACACCTATTGTGAGCATCGGCTTTCCAGAGTATGGGCTATATGCGGGGCCCAGGTGTTTTCTCTAGGTTACCATGGGTGGTGTCCAGAAAGGTACAGGAAGTGGGCATTCAAGGGAAAGGGGgtggccctgggctcctgggtgtAGATTCCCCACAGACAGGTGCTAGCCCCAGAGCTGGCTCACTCCTCTTGACACAAGTATCCTCATAGTTTGTGACTTCGGaggttttctcttattttcctacCAGGCAAACCATTCATTCCAACatgtttttagattttgttttaggGGTTTTTGTCATGTTTTAGGGGTTCTGCACTGGGAAGATTTTCCCAGATATGCTCAAAATCACTGCTGCGTTCTCATCCTGCACTTGTTCCTACCCACCCTTCAGCTTACTTTCCACTTCCTGTCATGTCTCTGTGGTTGGGAATTCTGAGGGCCCACTCCAGCTACTAAGTGTGGAAGGCACTGGAAGTATTTAGAGCcgaggccaggaggccagggaggagcaAACCCCATCTGTCACTTGAGGTGGCTTTGTGACCTCTGCAAGCTCTCCTTGCCTCTGGCCTGGGGCTTTTGGTCCAATTCTACACTTTATCAACCAGAGGGACAGGTGTTGGGACATGCAAGTCTGTCCTTGTCCCTCCCAGCTTGCATCCTTCTGTGGCTTCCATTGCCTCATACTGAGGCTTGGGTCTGATTCCACACCAAATTTTGGGGTGCAACTGTCAAACTCCTTGGTCATTTCCGGGTCCCTGCTCCCGTGATCTCTCTGTCACTCCAGACACTCAATGTCATTTACTGCTTTATGCAGTCTGTTGTTTAGTGTCTTCCCTCCCAGGAAGTTTGCTCCAAGTAGCAGGCCCCTTTGGTTCACTGCATTGTCTTAGTCATTAGCCGTGTGTGACAGATAGAGGCTCAATGGGTTGTGAGTAAATGGGGGACTTGGCCAGAGGTTGGGCCAACAGGCAGTCCAGGCGCCAGGTGGGAAGTGACGacatgggggtggggcggtgctTGAGTCCCCCAGCAGCCCAGCTTACCACCCGCTTCCtaggcctccctccccaccttccacccaaCCCTCCAAGGTGCTCAGTAAGCAGCTTCCCTCAGTTCAGTATCTTGCATAAACCGTTTATTcaggaacaaagaaagaaaggaactgtGGGGTGGGTTCCCAAGGGTGAGATGGTCACTGGGCCGGGCATGTAAGCAGGCTAGGGTAGGTGTGTAAGTGCTGCTGCCCACCACCCGCCAGGGGCATGTACTGCAATgaatgattgtgtgtgtgtgtggctgtgtgggaCCCGCAGCATCAAAATTCAggccttcttcttcccctcccctacccccagtTCTTGCTCTGAGACCCCGTCTCCTTTGGTGGCAGTTTGACCACCCTCAGTCACAAAGAGCCCCAGTGATCCTGTCAAGACAtctgggaaagaggaaaaaaaagcatcTTTTTAAATGTCAAGTGGATAAACAGTCAGGGCGCCAGATGTGTGGCTGGGAACCCTCCCAACGGCTCTCAGGCTAGCACTCTCCCCAGTGGTGCTGCCCAGCAAGAAGCCACCCAGAGAGGGCCTGTCCCCATGGGCGCTGGGTGGCCACTGCACCTCTGGGAAGTCCACATCCCCTGGGAAGCTCTtggaagagaagcagagaggtGACTGCACTGGTGGTAGTGGTGAACCCTTCCCCCAAAACAGACAtttggggatggggatgggactGGGAGCAGGTCCCTGCGGCAAATGAGGTGGCTGGAGCAGGCACACGCCCTTCCTGAAGGGGGAAACCACAGGGCAGCTCAGGGCCCAGCTGAATTGGCAGAGCACGCAGGGCCTAGGCCTGGGAACAGGCAGCCACCTGGAATGGTCCCTCAGAATAGGAACCctccccaaaagaaaaaagtaacagtCGCAGAAGAGGCAGTTTCTGGAGCATGGTTCCGCCCCAAAGCGGCAAGGGTCAGGCCGGTGGTCCCTGGCCGGCCCATAGGCACATTTAATAGGATTCCCGAGGATGTTTCAAGTGGGCAGGACAGGTCTCTCCTTGTGGCTACCCTGGAGGGACTCCTAGCTCCTGCCTCTTCCCACAGCCCCTAAATGAGGTATTGTGCTTCCCTaccaaccctccccccaccccccacttatagctgagccccctccctccatctccccatAGCACATGGGTGGTTGGGAGCACCACCCATGGGGGGGCAAGGCAGGGACCTATGTGGGGTCCAGCTCAAAGACACCATCGCTGGTAGGGGTGGTAAAGAAGGAGGGTGGGTCAGAGGTGGTAGactcctgccccccactcccccgctCCCGGGCACGCCTCTCCTCCAGCCGCAGACTGCGCTCGAAGTCTAGCAGCTGCCCCATGAAGTTGAAGTTGGGCGAGATGTTAGACTTCTTCCGCTTGACCAGGTCGTAGGCATCATTGAGGGAGAGGTGGAGCTTCTGCATGAGGTAGGCCACAGTGACGGTGACGGAGCGGCTGACACCCGCCAGGCAGTGGACAAGCACCCCGCAGTTCTGGGACAAGGCCTCATCTAGGTGGGGGGCAAAGTGGGGTCCAGCATGAGGTGCAGGCTAGTGGCCTTTCGGAGGGACCcttgcagcccctgccccaccctccaagccagatggccctggccaggtttgcctgggagccctgcctgggctgaGGACTCCCGGCCCCAGCAGTGCCCAACCCCAGAAGCACCATCTTGGCTTTGGGCTCTGGGGATGGCAGCTAAGCTGGGGAGGAGCCATCATGAGGGACAGGGAGAAGAAATGGGAGAGGCCAGGAGTCcacctggggggaggagggagaaaggggagggcgAGGTGAACTCACCAATGAATGCAATGGCCTCCGGAAAGAACTGAGACAAGTTCTGGCTCCAGTGGTCCGAGATGGGGATCTGCTTGTAGTGAAAGTCGCCGTTCTTCTCAAACAGGTTAGGGAGGTTGGGGGTGACATTGAGGATGTATCGGATGCCGAGCTTGGCCAAGCTCTCCACATTGGCTGAATCTCGGGCACTGCCCAGGTAGAGGTTGTGCAGAATCTGGACAGGGAAGGATGGCAGCAGACCCCCTGGCGGGGGTGTGGTAGCCTCCAAATCCAGGCCGTAGCTCATGGTGTCTCGGTCGGCCTCAGATTCTGCATCAGAGCACTCAGAACTCAGGCACAGGCCGCCCAGCCCCACTACAGGGCTGGGTGCCATGGCCAGGCTTGAGCCACCACGGCTGCTGAGGCTGGTCTCACAGAGGTCAGGGCACTCAGCCTGGAATCTACTGAAGCCacctgaggggagagagggggtgtCCTGCTGATTTGGACTCCTGGGCAGCTAAGTGCCCCTGGCTAGGGATAGGGAACTGACCTTAGACAGTCCCGACACCTGAGGGGGCTTGCAGATATCCCCAAAAAGAACTTGAAAGCCAAATGTTTTAGACTGGCGTCACTGTGTGGTGTGCAATGGGCAGCCCAGCCACCCTCACTTAGTACTGTTGGCTACTTTTCCGGACAGCAAGTGCCCACTGTGGCTGCTGGGCCCAGGCAAAGCCACCCCAAAAGGATCTTAAACCCCCAGGGTCAAGCTTAGGCAAGCATGAGGGCTGGACAGAGTCTAGATGTACTGCTAGTTTGGGGGAGGACGGAGGCCATCAgttaaagaagaggaaagattCAGATGTGACTTCTCTGCCTGAGTGTCTCCTTATCCAGCTCAACTGGGAGCACCCGATGCAGGGGCCAGGTCACAGCCATCTCTGTGTTCTCTTCAGGGATAAAATGGGACCCCAAGAGGAGGGGAGCCTGGGAGAGTGTGCGGCATTCCACCTGGATGGTTCCAAAGTCCCAAGAAGCGAGCATTTCCTTGGTCTACAGATAACTTTTAtttccctgggctggggtgggggccgggaaACCCAACATGGATATTTCTATATCCCCGGGCATTCAGAATGGGGCAAGGGAACAAAGACCAAAGACCCTCTTTGATGGGGAGGTGGGGACGACTGGCTCTGTAGATTCATGGGAACCCTGTCCTTACCCTGGACTtctggagggtgtgtgtgtgtgtgtgtgtgtgtgtcagcaaGGAGC belongs to Phyllostomus discolor isolate MPI-MPIP mPhyDis1 chromosome X, mPhyDis1.pri.v3, whole genome shotgun sequence and includes:
- the DUSP9 gene encoding dual specificity protein phosphatase 9 — translated: MEGLGRSSLWLRRELSPPQPRLMLLDCRSRELFESARIRGALSVALPALLLRRLRRGSLSVRALLPGPPLQPPPPAPVLLYDQGGSRHRRGEAEAEVEEWEPESVLGTLLQKLRDEGYLAYYLQGGFSRFQAECPDLCETSLSSRGGSSLAMAPSPVVGLGGLCLSSECSDAESEADRDTMSYGLDLEATTPPPGGLLPSFPVQILHNLYLGSARDSANVESLAKLGIRYILNVTPNLPNLFEKNGDFHYKQIPISDHWSQNLSQFFPEAIAFIDEALSQNCGVLVHCLAGVSRSVTVTVAYLMQKLHLSLNDAYDLVKRKKSNISPNFNFMGQLLDFERSLRLEERRARERGSGGQESTTSDPPSFFTTPTSDGVFELDPT